Proteins co-encoded in one Campylobacter concisus genomic window:
- a CDS encoding TolC family protein, with translation MKKMLAISALAAATLLSAQDVPYRIFLASFAQDDNQARIDSAVNKVNNKISDSRLTTGIYEVGGRKFLYVDTTPVSEDEANSLLVKVQNESGYKDALMRAKAPVADTQTTKKSNIEQAISTEVKPVAQVDDGVLTLDQVIKTILNENPSLKATEFNYLQVGKDLKIAKNAYYPTLDAAARVGYEKKRLDDGVSTRRGDGRISGTSLTLVENLYNGGADKNRINSQSARLDSAAYSVAQAADRLTLNATNAYLQVLQTKRILDIEEENVKSHEEIYSQIKDRARSGYGVASEERQAGSRYTLAQSNYTAAKNNYEDALSTFEKLYGKKVAAKNLVMPEFSLPLPSTKEAVYNKAILCNPSLLVQKSNIAMAESVVKEKNAPFLPKLDLVVSGAYDHSNVLYDNYEEQTFDALLRLNYNLYNKGNDKLDKEKSQLAVQQEQQTLDNLVRELKESLEFSWQNYVLNQEKMGYLNQHVEYAKATLDAYQDEFRIGRRDLINLLDAENEYNSALKEIATTETALSYAKYRLLDNMGMISDSFEPGFAKRYIQGACSIQNDLR, from the coding sequence ATGAAAAAGATGTTAGCAATTAGTGCTTTGGCTGCAGCAACATTGCTGTCTGCTCAAGATGTTCCTTATAGGATTTTTCTAGCTTCATTTGCACAAGATGATAATCAGGCTAGAATTGATAGTGCTGTTAATAAAGTCAATAACAAAATCTCTGACAGCAGACTAACTACAGGTATCTATGAGGTTGGCGGACGAAAATTTTTATATGTTGACACAACTCCAGTCTCTGAGGATGAAGCTAATAGTCTATTAGTTAAAGTTCAAAACGAATCAGGCTATAAAGATGCTTTAATGAGAGCAAAAGCACCTGTGGCTGATACTCAAACAACAAAAAAATCTAATATAGAACAAGCTATATCAACTGAAGTAAAACCAGTAGCACAAGTTGATGATGGAGTTTTGACTTTAGATCAAGTTATAAAGACTATTTTAAATGAAAATCCAAGTTTAAAAGCTACAGAATTTAACTATCTACAAGTTGGTAAAGATCTAAAAATAGCAAAGAATGCCTATTATCCAACACTTGACGCTGCTGCTAGAGTGGGATATGAGAAAAAACGCCTTGATGATGGAGTTTCTACAAGAAGAGGAGATGGAAGAATTTCTGGTACATCTCTAACTTTGGTTGAAAATCTATACAATGGTGGTGCTGATAAAAATAGAATAAATTCTCAAAGTGCAAGGCTTGATTCAGCTGCTTATTCAGTAGCACAAGCTGCAGATAGACTTACATTAAATGCTACAAATGCTTACTTGCAAGTTCTTCAAACTAAGAGAATTTTAGATATTGAAGAAGAAAATGTAAAGAGTCATGAGGAAATTTATAGCCAAATTAAAGATAGAGCAAGGTCAGGTTATGGCGTAGCTTCTGAAGAGAGACAAGCTGGATCACGCTATACTTTAGCTCAATCAAACTATACAGCTGCTAAAAATAACTATGAAGATGCACTTTCTACATTTGAGAAATTATATGGAAAAAAAGTTGCAGCTAAAAATTTAGTAATGCCTGAGTTTAGCCTTCCTTTGCCTAGCACAAAAGAGGCTGTTTATAACAAAGCAATTCTTTGCAACCCATCACTTTTAGTTCAAAAATCAAATATTGCTATGGCAGAGTCAGTTGTAAAAGAGAAAAATGCGCCATTCTTACCAAAACTAGATCTTGTTGTATCTGGTGCGTATGATCATTCAAATGTTTTATATGACAATTATGAAGAACAAACATTCGACGCACTTTTAAGACTAAACTATAACCTTTACAATAAAGGTAATGATAAACTAGATAAAGAAAAAAGCCAACTTGCCGTTCAACAAGAGCAACAAACTTTGGATAATCTTGTAAGAGAACTTAAAGAATCTTTGGAATTTTCATGGCAAAATTATGTTCTTAACCAAGAAAAAATGGGATACTTAAATCAACACGTTGAGTATGCTAAAGCTACACTTGATGCTTATCAGGATGAGTTTAGAATCGGTCGTCGTGATCTTATAAACTTGCTTGATGCTGAAAATGAATATAACTCTGCATTAAAAGAGATCGCTACAACTGAGACAGCACTATCTTATGCAAAATATAGACTGTTAGATAATATGGGAATGATCTCAGATAGCTTTGAACCAGGTTTTGCAAAGAGATACATTCAAGGTGCTTGCAGCATTCAAAACGATTTAAGATAA
- a CDS encoding type I secretion system permease/ATPase yields MHSDKIKDELLQCLVIFTKLHNNPYSADALTIGLPVKDGDEIELFSLKSSRSLFSRAASRAGFASTLVRKDLEQISPLVLPCILMLRGKKACILQSFSKDKKTANIITPELSTGTSTIEISKLKEEYLGYAYYLKREFVPEDTSSTKLIDAGNDHWFWGTLKRSKKIYFDVVLASFIINLFVLASPLFTMNVYDRVVPNNAVETLWVLALGVSVVYGIDLFLKFVRSYFLEIAGKKSDIIMSSILFERVMDMKFSNKPKSVGSFASNLKEFDTVRNFFSSASLAAIVDLPFAIIFLIVTYFIGSYIVLVPIVIMIAILCYTFFIKDPLQNAIKSTFEASAIKNGILIESLSSLETIKTLGASGHIQWNWEEATGEIANRSIKSKIITTSITTVTSFLVQLNTIAIIVLGVYMIQDTHLTMGGLIAAVMLSSRAIAPMGQVASLAANFEQTKTAYQSLSKIMQMPVERPEGKKFVRRNSFDGKIEFKNVSFTYPDTTKGSLDRINFVIQPGEKVGIIGKNGSGKTTLQKLILGLYSPTEGSVLIDGIDINQIDPADLRRNIGYVPQDVVLFKGTVRENIVQKAPYVDDIQIIKAAKVSGVDEYVNAHPLGFDMPVFERGDGISGGQRQSIAVARAFLLDSPIILLDEPTNSLDNTVENKLKINLKTNTANKTMLLVTHRTSMLDLVDRLIVMDNGKILLDGPRDEVLARLSGK; encoded by the coding sequence ATGCATAGTGATAAGATAAAAGATGAGCTGCTTCAATGTTTGGTTATTTTTACCAAGCTCCATAATAATCCATACAGTGCTGATGCTTTAACTATTGGCTTGCCAGTAAAAGATGGTGATGAAATTGAACTTTTTTCACTTAAAAGCTCAAGATCTTTATTTTCTCGTGCTGCTTCTCGTGCTGGCTTTGCTTCTACTCTTGTAAGAAAAGATCTTGAGCAAATCTCTCCTTTGGTTTTACCTTGCATTTTAATGCTTAGAGGCAAAAAAGCTTGCATCTTGCAATCTTTTAGTAAAGATAAAAAGACAGCAAATATCATAACGCCAGAACTTTCAACTGGTACTAGCACGATAGAAATAAGTAAATTAAAAGAAGAATATTTAGGCTATGCATACTATCTAAAGCGCGAGTTTGTTCCAGAGGATACTAGCTCAACAAAGCTAATTGATGCGGGCAATGACCACTGGTTTTGGGGAACTCTAAAACGTTCAAAAAAGATTTATTTTGATGTTGTTCTTGCAAGTTTTATTATAAATTTATTTGTTCTTGCTAGTCCGCTTTTTACGATGAACGTATATGACCGTGTTGTGCCAAATAATGCGGTTGAGACACTTTGGGTCTTAGCACTTGGCGTAAGTGTAGTTTATGGCATAGATCTTTTTTTAAAATTTGTAAGATCATATTTTCTTGAGATTGCTGGCAAAAAGAGTGACATCATAATGAGCTCCATTTTATTTGAGCGTGTTATGGATATGAAATTTAGCAATAAACCAAAATCTGTTGGTTCATTTGCTAGTAATCTAAAAGAGTTTGATACGGTTAGAAATTTCTTCTCATCAGCCTCATTGGCAGCCATTGTCGATCTTCCATTTGCGATCATTTTCTTGATAGTTACTTATTTTATAGGAAGCTATATCGTACTCGTGCCAATTGTTATCATGATAGCTATTTTATGTTATACATTTTTTATAAAAGATCCACTTCAAAATGCTATTAAAAGTACATTTGAGGCTTCAGCTATAAAAAATGGAATTTTGATAGAGAGCCTTAGCAGTCTTGAAACCATCAAAACTCTTGGTGCTAGCGGACATATACAGTGGAACTGGGAAGAGGCAACCGGTGAGATAGCAAATAGAAGCATTAAATCAAAAATTATCACAACTTCGATAACGACTGTTACATCTTTTTTAGTACAATTAAATACTATTGCCATCATCGTTCTTGGTGTCTATATGATACAAGATACACATCTTACAATGGGTGGTCTTATCGCTGCGGTTATGCTTAGCTCTCGTGCTATCGCTCCTATGGGACAGGTAGCTTCACTAGCTGCAAATTTTGAGCAGACAAAAACAGCATATCAAAGTCTTAGTAAGATTATGCAAATGCCTGTTGAAAGGCCAGAAGGTAAAAAATTTGTTAGAAGAAATTCTTTTGATGGAAAGATTGAGTTTAAGAATGTAAGCTTTACATATCCAGATACCACAAAAGGTTCGCTTGATAGGATAAATTTTGTCATTCAGCCAGGTGAAAAAGTTGGCATTATAGGCAAAAATGGCTCTGGAAAAACTACTTTACAAAAGCTCATTTTGGGACTTTACTCACCAACTGAAGGCTCAGTGCTAATCGATGGTATTGATATTAATCAAATCGACCCAGCTGATCTTAGGCGAAACATCGGCTACGTTCCGCAAGATGTTGTGCTTTTTAAAGGAACGGTTAGAGAAAATATTGTTCAAAAAGCGCCATATGTTGATGATATTCAGATTATAAAAGCAGCTAAAGTAAGCGGAGTTGATGAATATGTAAATGCTCATCCGCTTGGATTTGATATGCCAGTTTTTGAAAGAGGTGACGGCATAAGTGGCGGACAGCGCCAAAGCATAGCTGTGGCTAGGGCATTTTTGCTAGATAGTCCTATTATTTTGCTTGATGAGCCAACAAATTCTCTTGATAATACAGTTGAAAATAAGTTAAAAATAAATTTAAAGACAAATACAGCAAATAAAACGATGTTGCTTGTCACACATAGGACGTCGATGCTAGATCTTGTTGATAGACTTATAGTTATGGATAATGGCAAAATTTTATTGGACGGACCAAGAGATGAAGTTTTAGCAAGACTTAGTGGGAAGTGA
- a CDS encoding transglutaminase-like cysteine peptidase produces MRVKTNFWTLIVSVLFLLLASAIGDFIKSTTIAKVAKIYGEDARRRASALNSLMTSLQDATEQEKLIKVNDFFNSFRWVDDMQLWHKKDYWATRMEFIGKGAGDCEDYVIAKYFTLKQLGIPTQKLYFTYVKALRYNQAHMVLAYYDTPKSIPLILDNINGKIKIATQRTDLVPVYSFNGDSLYLAKQEGLGQAIPGGNKKQNPKWMELIDRIGKEDL; encoded by the coding sequence ATGAGGGTCAAGACAAATTTTTGGACGCTTATTGTAAGCGTCCTTTTTTTATTATTAGCAAGTGCTATTGGAGATTTTATAAAATCAACAACTATAGCAAAGGTAGCTAAAATTTATGGAGAAGATGCAAGAAGAAGGGCTTCTGCTCTAAATTCTTTAATGACTTCATTGCAAGATGCAACTGAACAAGAGAAATTAATAAAAGTAAATGACTTTTTTAACTCTTTTAGATGGGTTGATGATATGCAGCTTTGGCACAAAAAGGATTATTGGGCTACTAGAATGGAATTTATAGGAAAAGGTGCTGGTGACTGCGAAGACTACGTTATCGCAAAATATTTTACACTAAAGCAGCTAGGAATTCCAACTCAAAAATTATACTTTACATATGTTAAAGCCTTAAGATACAATCAAGCTCATATGGTTTTAGCATACTATGATACACCAAAATCTATTCCATTAATTTTAGATAACATAAATGGTAAAATAAAAATCGCAACTCAAAGGACAGACCTTGTTCCAGTTTATAGTTTTAATGGTGATTCGCTATACTTGGCAAAACAAGAAGGTCTTGGTCAAGCAATACCAGGTGGAAATAAAAAACAAAATCCTAAGTGGATGGAACTAATAGATAGGATAGGAAAAGAGGATTTATGA
- a CDS encoding HlyD family type I secretion periplasmic adaptor subunit encodes MQEDIKNKQNENLKTEKRLISENSIKEQEEASNKILNSVDDIKSNLQTKNYDAYDLKFMSSLSEAVLAKAPSTSKKILYTVAITMFWLLIWASWAQIDEITRGSGKIIPSGKNQAIQNLEGGIVDQIFVKEGDEVKKDQILIRLDNKNFTSSYGESKLRLDELQAKFMRLDAEANDKEFDYDEARDANNSKAIRYEISLHNSNIDHLNEQIGILTEQIHQRQSELNELRNKISQTQNSYNLVLKEKAIMEPIFKKGLVSEVEYIQLQRRVNDLKGELDASVLAVPRVESTIKEAKNKIEEAKLAFKNNAKKELNEVSAEIARINESQISLSDRVERTYVRSPVNGIVSKMMVHTVSGVIKPGENIAEIVPLEDKLVAEVKVKPADVAFLRPGLDTMVKFTAYDFSIYGGLKGKVTQISADTETNEKTGESYYLVRIETEKNYLGSEEKPLRIKVGMIVSADIITGKKTILDYLLKPILKAKQNALTER; translated from the coding sequence ATGCAAGAAGATATCAAGAATAAACAAAATGAAAATCTAAAAACTGAAAAGAGATTAATTTCTGAAAATAGTATAAAAGAACAAGAGGAAGCTAGTAATAAAATTTTAAATAGTGTAGATGATATAAAGTCTAATCTTCAAACAAAAAATTATGATGCTTATGATTTGAAATTTATGTCAAGTCTTTCTGAGGCTGTTTTGGCTAAAGCCCCATCTACATCTAAAAAGATACTCTATACAGTTGCTATAACTATGTTTTGGCTTCTTATTTGGGCCTCTTGGGCACAGATAGATGAGATTACAAGAGGTAGTGGTAAAATCATCCCATCTGGAAAAAACCAAGCGATACAAAATCTTGAAGGTGGTATAGTCGATCAAATTTTTGTAAAAGAGGGTGACGAAGTCAAGAAAGATCAAATTCTAATAAGGCTAGATAATAAAAATTTTACGAGTAGTTATGGTGAGTCAAAGCTAAGACTTGACGAACTTCAAGCAAAATTTATGAGACTTGATGCTGAGGCGAATGATAAGGAATTTGACTATGATGAAGCTAGAGATGCAAACAATAGCAAGGCCATAAGATACGAGATAAGCTTGCACAACTCAAACATCGATCACTTAAATGAGCAAATAGGAATTCTAACAGAGCAGATCCATCAACGCCAAAGTGAGCTAAATGAGCTTAGAAATAAAATTTCTCAAACTCAAAATAGCTACAACCTTGTTTTAAAAGAAAAAGCTATCATGGAGCCTATCTTTAAAAAAGGTCTTGTTAGCGAGGTCGAGTATATCCAGCTTCAAAGACGCGTAAATGACCTAAAAGGCGAGCTTGACGCATCTGTGCTTGCCGTGCCAAGGGTCGAATCAACCATAAAAGAGGCAAAAAATAAGATCGAAGAAGCAAAACTTGCATTTAAAAATAATGCAAAAAAAGAGCTAAATGAAGTTTCAGCAGAGATCGCAAGGATAAATGAATCACAAATCAGTCTAAGCGATAGAGTAGAAAGAACATATGTAAGATCTCCAGTAAATGGTATCGTTAGTAAAATGATGGTTCATACCGTATCAGGAGTTATCAAGCCTGGTGAAAATATTGCCGAGATCGTTCCTCTTGAGGATAAATTGGTTGCCGAAGTAAAAGTAAAACCAGCCGATGTTGCGTTTTTGAGACCTGGGCTTGATACGATGGTTAAATTTACGGCTTATGATTTTAGTATTTACGGTGGTTTAAAAGGCAAAGTAACGCAGATTAGTGCTGATACAGAGACTAATGAAAAAACTGGCGAGAGCTATTATTTAGTTAGGATAGAAACTGAGAAAAATTATCTTGGTAGTGAAGAAAAACCGCTTAGGATAAAAGTTGGTATGATAGTTTCAGCTGATATCATTACCGGTAAAAAGACAATACTTGATTATTTATTAAAGCCTATTTTAAAGGCAAAACAAAATGCCTTAACGGAGAGGTGA
- a CDS encoding LapD/MoxY N-terminal periplasmic domain-containing protein: MTLFKQIMIAVITFGIMIFMAVGYLNFKSLNGYINDQLGENARHTANSLGLALKPIIDPDDMSLAQTMINSMFDSGRYKLIKLEDVDGKVLIENSQQTVVKDIPEWFYKIAKFEAPIADSEIMTGWAKFGTLYVQGSTALAYNELYTNSKNIFNFLLLMIIVTLVVAYFALKAIFRPLMKVQDQAEAILDNKFIIQKRIPFTADLKKMVLAMNSMVSKVKDIFEREAATLSKYQELLYKDTMSGANNRRFFQTKFSEYLASEEYSSGVALLVSFKDLINLKSTLGFEKWQSVVMKIAQILQEKSIHNDKNAIVARLNDNDFIVLSYGRNSSNFLALCDEIMNEFKKLYANFALNDSEYPVNAAIVEYSPNTDIKTLLTSADVTLASSRLAGSFTYKVFNENQNTLVIGKEKYKELIFDSIKEDEFKFAAQKVIDLDSNFEQYELYLRLVDKDGVWRMASYFMPMVNELNLGAMLDLHILNRVARILPENILPSGNLAINLGKEILNSDENFSKLEATLKRISQISKYKNYIEIPNKDDISIESIVKLTKKLKELGFGFGFDHFELNAKGIEKLKEFNPDYVKIQSNVLIDFLSDKSGINTKQSLDVVLSSKDIILIAIGVEGEEQKKKLIDLGIKNMQGIYIDEIKNIG, encoded by the coding sequence ATGACGCTATTTAAACAAATTATGATCGCCGTGATAACTTTTGGTATCATGATTTTTATGGCTGTTGGCTACTTAAATTTTAAGAGCCTAAATGGATATATTAATGACCAGCTTGGTGAAAACGCAAGACATACAGCAAATTCGCTTGGACTTGCTTTAAAACCTATTATCGATCCAGACGATATGTCCTTGGCTCAAACAATGATAAATTCTATGTTTGACAGTGGTAGATACAAGCTTATCAAGCTTGAAGATGTTGATGGCAAGGTTCTTATTGAAAATTCTCAACAAACAGTTGTTAAAGATATTCCTGAGTGGTTTTACAAAATAGCCAAGTTTGAAGCGCCAATAGCAGATAGCGAGATTATGACTGGCTGGGCAAAATTTGGCACGCTTTATGTTCAAGGCAGCACCGCACTTGCCTACAATGAGCTTTATACCAACTCAAAAAATATTTTTAATTTTCTTCTTCTAATGATAATTGTCACTCTTGTAGTGGCATATTTCGCTTTAAAAGCTATTTTTAGACCGCTTATGAAGGTTCAAGATCAGGCTGAGGCCATACTTGATAATAAATTTATTATTCAGAAAAGAATTCCATTTACAGCCGATCTTAAAAAAATGGTTCTAGCTATGAACTCTATGGTTAGTAAAGTAAAAGACATTTTTGAGAGAGAGGCAGCCACACTCAGTAAATATCAAGAGCTTTTATATAAAGATACAATGAGTGGTGCTAATAACAGAAGATTTTTTCAAACTAAATTTAGTGAGTATCTAGCAAGTGAAGAATATTCAAGTGGTGTTGCTTTGCTTGTTAGTTTTAAAGATCTAATAAATTTAAAAAGTACGCTTGGTTTTGAAAAATGGCAAAGCGTTGTAATGAAAATAGCTCAAATTTTACAAGAAAAATCAATTCATAATGATAAAAATGCGATTGTTGCAAGGCTTAATGATAATGATTTCATTGTACTTTCGTATGGTAGAAATTCATCAAATTTCTTGGCTCTATGTGATGAAATTATGAACGAGTTTAAAAAGCTTTATGCAAATTTTGCGCTAAATGATAGCGAGTATCCAGTAAATGCTGCGATAGTTGAGTATTCACCAAATACTGATATCAAGACACTTCTTACTTCAGCTGACGTTACATTGGCTAGCTCAAGACTTGCTGGAAGCTTTACATACAAGGTATTTAATGAAAATCAAAATACTTTAGTGATTGGTAAAGAGAAGTATAAAGAGCTTATTTTTGACTCAATAAAAGAGGATGAATTTAAATTTGCAGCTCAAAAAGTGATTGATCTTGATTCAAATTTTGAGCAGTATGAGCTTTATTTGAGGCTTGTTGATAAAGATGGTGTATGGCGTATGGCCTCATATTTCATGCCGATGGTAAATGAGTTAAATTTAGGTGCAATGCTTGATCTTCATATCTTAAATAGGGTAGCCAGAATTTTACCGGAGAATATCCTGCCAAGTGGCAATTTAGCCATAAATTTGGGAAAAGAGATATTAAACTCAGATGAAAATTTTTCAAAACTTGAAGCTACACTTAAAAGGATAAGTCAAATTTCAAAATATAAAAACTATATAGAAATTCCAAATAAAGACGATATTAGCATAGAAAGTATAGTTAAGCTTACTAAAAAATTAAAAGAACTTGGCTTTGGATTTGGTTTTGACCACTTCGAGCTTAACGCAAAAGGTATCGAGAAACTAAAAGAATTTAACCCTGATTATGTAAAAATTCAGTCAAATGTTTTGATTGACTTCTTAAGTGATAAGTCAGGAATAAACACAAAACAATCACTTGATGTTGTTTTAAGCTCAAAAGACATTATTTTGATCGCAATCGGCGTTGAAGGCGAAGAGCAGAAGAAAAAGTTAATCGATCTTGGCATTAAAAATATGCAAGGAATTTATATAGATGAAATCAAGAACATTGGATGA